Below is a genomic region from Paraburkholderia phenazinium.
GTCGACTTTACGCTTGCTCAACATGGTGCAAAGTGCAAGCTTCGTTTGGGTGGGGTAGGCCACGCTGCGCGGGGACTCTGGGCTGCAGGGCTCGACTACGCCGTTGCAGCGTTCTGTCCGCAGTATCTCGTCGACGAAGCGAAGAGCTATCTGGCGAAGTGCGGGTGCAAAGAGTTCATCTGGCTCGGCGATGTCGTAGGCGCCCCGAACGTCATCCTCATCGGTGACGCGACGGAGGTTTCGCATCAAGGCTACGAAGACTTGATGCGCAACACCAAGGTAGTGAAATTCCACGACCCGCTGCCGAGCCTCGATGCTTACCAGAAGGTCGTCGTCTTCCCTGGCCGTTTCGATATCAGTGCTCTCTCCGGCGCATTTTCGAAGGACGCAAGGTTCTCGTTCGACGTCGCGTATGACCTCGAGGACCTGTCGTCGCTCATGACGTTTAACGGGCGCGTACAGGCAGTCATCATCTCGACGTCGTCTTCGCTGTTCGATGCGCTCGGCAGGTTCGACGTTGATGGGTTAATAGATGCGGTGAAGACGTTGTCGCCGGAGGTGTTTCTGCTCAAGGAGAATCGTGGAGGCAGCCGGCTCTTCGATTTGCGCGATGGCGGCGTCGAAGAAATCCCAGCAACGCTAGGTAAGACTGTCAACTCTGTCGGCGTGGGCGACGTCTATTCCTCTGTGATGGTGGGCCTCTCTCACATGGGATGGACGGAGGCGGCATGGCGTGGATGCCAGGCTGCGACGGTGTACTCACAGTCGACGTTTCCTGACGACATCAAGCGCGATGTGGAGCGCGGGTTCCGGCTTTCGTTGGATGTGCTGCAAGCGCTGGGCGGGACCATGCTTCCGTGGCACGACCGACCGCGTTACTCCATCTACCTTGCCGGCCCGGACGTCTCGTACGTCGAGAAGCAGGAACTCGACCGTGCTGTGGATAGCCTCACGTATCACAACTTCAGAGTGCGGCGTCCTATCCTGGAGAACGGCGAGTTGAAGCGGCCCGCGAGCCAGGGCGACCTGCGCCGCACGTATCTCATGGACTGTCAACTGCTGAAGGAATGCGATGCGGTCTTCGCAGTTCCTCTCGACCGTGACGCTGGCACGCTCGTCGAAATCGGCATGGCAATCGAGATGGGCAAGCCGGTCATCACCTACGACCCACGGCAGGAAAACGAGAACACGATGGTCGTCGTCGGAAGTTCGGTATACTCCGCCGACCTCGACGCGTGCCTCAACGGTACGTTCGACACGCTTGCCAAATTGAGGGCCGAATCGCAATGAAAAGAGCGCTTCTTCTGGCCTCTGGCGGCCTGGACTCAACGACAGTTGGATATCAGCTTGCGGCAACCGGCGCTGATGTCGTACCAATCTTTTTTGACTACGGGCAACATTGCGTAGAAGTCGAGTGGAGTCGCGTCAACGAAGTCTTGCCTGCCGATATGCAGCGGCCTGAGCGGTTCGACATCTCGGACATATTCAGAGGCTCGCAGTCGCGCTTAATCCGCGAGGCTGACCTCTGGACTGAAGAGGTCAAGGACGACGACTTGTACATCCCGTACCGAACGTTGCTGTTTTTCGCCGTTGCAGCGGCGCGTGCACAGACCGTCGGTATCCTGGATGTCTATACTGGCTTCATCAACAGCAACCACGCCAAAGAAATTGACTGCACTACCGCGTTTATGAACAGCCTCGACGGACTCACATCGACCATTGGTCCCGTTCGCTTCCACTCTCCGTTCCGCTACTCGTCCAAGGCCGACGTGGCCCGGGCGGCTGCGGAGCTTGGCGTGCCTATCGGCCGTACCTACTCGTGTCAGGCGTCCGCACAGTTTCCGTGCGGCGCATGTCCGAACTGCGTCGAGCGCCTGAACGCATTGAAAGAGGCGAAGTTAGTATGAGCAGGACTGGAGCTAAAGGGGCCGCCATCGAGGTGTTGCTCGCAGCGCGTCGTATCGCCGACCATGCGAAGGTTGAAGGCGCGCTCTTTGAGGAGAAGCACCCGCGTGCTACGTGCGAGCACCTGGGAGCCGTTCTCGCAGATTCCGTGCTCCAGGCGGGGCTCAACTACACGACTGTTGTACGTCCGCGTGTACTGGCCATCCTGCGGGCACATCCGAATCGCTTCACGATTTCCTCGTTGGTCGCGCTGATTCAAGACGGCAAGACAGGTGCTTTCCTGAACTGGCGCCACCATGAGAAGGTGACTCGCTTCGAAGCGCTGGTCATCTTCTTGAAAGGGTGGGGAATCGAAGACGTTAAGGATTTGCGCGCCGGTCTGGCATCTGAGGAGTTCTGCGATGCGATTCAGACTGTCAACGGAATCGGCCCGAAGACCGTGGACTACATGGCGTGTCTCGTTGGTATCGACTCCATCGCTGTGGACCGTCACATAAGGACGTTTGCAAAGGCGGTAGGTGTCGAGAACGATGACTATCACTTCCTGCGCAAGTCGTTTTGCTGCGCAGCCGACCTTCTGTCGCTGCCGCGACGCGAGTTTGATGCTTGGCTCTGGCGCCGCGCTGCGGCGCCGGCCCAAGTGCAGTTGACCCTCGAGGTATGAGCGCGTCAACGGCCCGTCCCATTGGTGAGTGTGGCATTCGGCGGTGAAACCTGCCTTGCGGCAATGCTCTATGCTTGCCCGGCTGATGCTCAATCGTCTCACTATTTGTGAGCACCTTGTACGTTCGGAGCCGTGTTCGACCTCGCCACGAGTGAGCATGGCACGCGGGTCTTCACCTGAAGTGCAAAGTGATAAGTGACAGTGCATCTCAACAAGACTAAAGATTCTTGGCGGTTGTCCGTTATGTCCAGAGGTCAGACAGTTTGATTTTCTAACGGACAACGGTATGAAGCTCGATAAGAAGAATCTTGTGTTTGTACTTTTCGCGACCGCCGTTATGTCGGGTTGTGGGAAGAGCAACAGTCACGGTCAGGATGCAACTGGCGCCGTGGTATCGCTATCTCAGGACGCCGCGTCTGTATCGAACGCAGTGAGACGTATGCAATTTGGCGAGCTGTTCGTAGCCGACGGAATGACAATGTCGAACCCAAAAGGGAAATCGTGATTGACGGCAAACTTCGCCGCGCCCACGAGGTTTTGCTCCCTTCAGTGACGTTCGACGGACAGGCTCTCTACACGGAGGTGCTTGGGACTTACGATGTTCGCGAACTAAAGGATGGCTCGCTCGAACTTGTGAAGTTCTACGAGTAGGGACGGTGCGACCTTCGGTGCCGCCCCGGCTAGATGTGCAGGGGCGGCAGGCTGTTGTGGTCAGAAGGATGGGTTCGGCTCGCCCAGCCATCGTAGGCTTGCCTTCTCCACCTCAAGACGGTCGTCACCGAAGAGGCGCCGGCCGAATCGCTCCACCGTTAGCGTGGCGCGCACATCAATTTCATGGCCGTAATACGCGCGGTCATCATCCTGGTCGACCGTGACCAGACCTTCGATTTCCGTGCTCAGGTCGTTGCCATCGTACTCATCGAGCGTCTCCCACCACGGCAACTCAATATCAATCCGCGGGAACGTACCGTTGGTCATCGCCACTTCGGACTCGACATGTCCATCGTTGATTATTGCGAGCTCGAAGTGACTCTGGACGTCGGTTAGCCAGTCCTCGTTGTCGGAATAGGTGCGCGCCACCGGAAAGCGCATCTCCAGCGCAGCGAAGAGCGTCTGCGCAAACGCGCTGCCGTCGTAACCGAGCTGGGTGGCCCGGTCGTGAAGCCGCCCAAGGTTGGAGACGATGACCGACGGGAGTGGTAGCCCGGCACCGCCAGTGGACGCTCGGTAGGAAGCAAGATTTGTTGTGCCCGAACGCAGCAGCGGCAAGCTGCTGGGAATGGCCAGTCGAGGGCGAGATGCCTTGAGCCGCGAGCGCGTGACGAACGGCAAACACAATAGCGGATACCGTGTCTCGATGACTGGCCTGAATCGACGATATAGACCAGCGCCAATTCGGTAGCCGTCGCGTCGCGCATAATCGCGCCGCAGATTTCTATCATAGCTACCCGTCGTCGCGGAATGCTACTGAAGGCTTGCATCGTCTGACAAAAACCTGAACGCGGAAACGCCGATGCGGTGTGTGGGGCCGAAGCCTTGGTCTCACAAGGAAACAATTCGCTCAGCTCGGGGTATCTTCGGAAAAGGCGTACTGGTAACCGCTCACGCGGGTTTCGAAAAACATGACTTTCTTCGGTTTTTTTGCTGCACTTCCGCACATCCAGGCCATTTCCGATATTCTTCGTATATACGCACACCGGTCGACGCTTGTCTGCGCCGCCAATAAATTAGTCTAAATCCATGAGAGACCTATTCACCAATAAGTTGCGAGGGACAGCAGGGAACACCGAGCGCTTTATAGAAACAGCATCCGAATTGCGGCGCACTTCCGCAGCCAAAAGCTATAAAAGCTTAGTGCGGAAAATCCATCAAATCAATCGGGGTGGCCCGAACGGCTTAGTACGACTACGTCCGCAGCGTTGGCGCGAAATGACGAGTAGCAGAGTGCTCCGCCGCCTTCCTTTGTCAAATGAGCTTTACTGGACGGCCATCCAGTTGCGAGAAATCTCAGACCTGCTAACTAGCCACGTAGAAACAGTGCGCGACGTTGCGGCCGCCGTCGACTGCGCTGACTATCAACGTGCGCTTAATTTGGTAGCTTCTCACCGGCGGAAACATGGCGACTCGGTTTGGGGCCTACAAGCGTACATCGCATGCACGCTTCGCTGTGGCGCCGAAGATGCCGTGCTGTCAGGTCTGTTTGACGAGGTACGTCAGGCCGGTCATGGCATGACCCAGTACTTGGCCCTCAAATACGCTGACATCTACGACCAAAATTCGACGTTTGCGGGTTTCGCCAGAAGATGTGACAGAGAGTTAAGGTACATCCCCAAGAACGAAAGACGGGGGGCATACCTCCGACAACAGCTGCTCGGAGATTCGAACACGCTTGACAATCTGTCTGACTTTTTGCGAACTCAGGTCGAATTTTCTTATATTGACGCATACGAGGGCTTCCTTACTGCCGCTATGTGGGCTGCGGGCGACGAGTACGGACGCTCGACAGCGAATGACAATATAAAAGAAGCTCTCATCGAGCTAAGAGAGGTGTCGGACGCCAGACTTCGCCGTCTATCTAGCCTTTTGGGCCATGACGACGAGACGGCGGAATTTGAGGTGAAAGTGACGAGTCCTCGCTTTCGACTTCTCACGGCAAGATGTCTCGCGCAAAACGAAAGTTCGCGCTCACAGGAGCCAACCCTTCCTCTCTCAGACACGTTAACTTTTGTCGAGGCGCAAATCGAGGTGGAATTAAGGCTCCTGCTAGACGGGCAGTCAAATGCAGCGCAAGCCATACACAATCTAAAAACATTAGCCGCAAAGCATGCCTTTCTCCCATGGTCGGAAGCACTCGATGCGTGGGTGCAGGGCATAGCCTCGACGGACATAGCCAAACCCGGATACCTTGCATGGTCGTTGTCTCGGTTGATACCGTCGGGAGCGATGGACGGCAACCCGGCGCTGAGCCCGTCGGGGTATCCTTGGTTGAGTATCTACCCATTCGAATCAATCGAACACCAACTCTACAGAGAAGCGATTGACGCGTCGCCGACCGATTTTGACGTAAATCTGGAGCGCCAATACAAGCAGTTACATAATGAATATCGTTCATCTAATGCAATTGGCTTGCGGCTATTATCTATTTCATCGGCAAAGATAGAAGAAGATATTTCGACGGCTCTTCGTCGATGCGTTGAGTTCGCTTTGGATTTTCCAGGCTTTGCTGAAACACTACCTTTCGAAGAACTAGTAGGCGGTGACCGCGATTGGCACGAACTGGCAGACCTCGAATTATTTGATTTGACTATCGGTCTTCATTTTTCTTCTTTGGGCGAGCGGGAATCGAAAAACAAGTTCAATTTGGAGTTGGCGTGTAAGAAACTGCTTGCTCTATATAAATGCTCCACACTAGCAGAGTTGCTGGAGAAAAATTCACCCGACGATTTTCGAGTTCCATTCATTCTCTGGAATGTGATGATTCCAAGAAATCTGCGTCTTGTGAGTTTTCTCAAAACGCCGGAATCTGTTGATACCGCGCGTCTGGGCGTCTGTCAGGCGTTGCTCGATATCAAAAACGTCGATACCGATGCCGTTGTAGCTGAAATACGTCGGATTACCGAGGCGCGGCTTGTGCAAAAAGTCGAGCTGGAAATCGAAAGTGCACGAATTTTTGCTGATAAACTCGGAATTAAAAGGTGGGCGGAAAGGGAGTGCCAGGAAGAATTTTTGAGGCTCAAAAATAGCCGAGTGGCTAACTTGGCGCCATCGATGGATGAAATTAAACTGTTGATTTCGTCCATCGGAGAAGAAAACATAAAACTTGATGTTTCTTTTGAGCGACAGCAGGAAGACCCGTTGTTTGCGCTGGGCGCTTCCATCTTAAATACTTGCTTTTGGAAGCAAGATGATGGATTAGACCATTTTCTGAGCTTGCGGATACGACACGGGTCTCTTTCGGGCTACCTGCGAGCACCTTTGGAAAAAGCACGGCTCGTCTCACAAGGCAAGTTCGAAGGGAGTGCAATTCAATCGGAGTGGAGAGCAACTCTTGAGTCTTCCGGAGCGCAAGCAGCGCATTCGGCGTTGACGCATCTGGCCGTGTTTCAAGAAAGCTTTGACGCTTTGATTGAAGGGTTACGAAAGGACTATATCCAAATTATCAGCAAAGAACATCCCAAAGGTTTGTTCAAAAATGGTCTTCATAAACCGGTATGGGCCATCTTCCATGCAAAATGGGAAAAATGCGAATCGTTCGATAGATTCTTCGAACTCTGCTGGGAAGCGTTTGAAATCGCGCTAGAAACCTCGCTGACTTCGGTAAGAGAGCATCTGAGTCATACATTTACCCGTGAATGTGAGGGACTGTTCGAGTCGTTGCGTCGCGGTATTGATGCGTGTGAGCTGTTAAATCCCGTGAATGCAAACCTAATCGGGTCCATAAACGACGCTGTGCGAGGCCTGCAAGAGGCCGTAGGTGTGGTAACAAATTGGTTTGTTCCGTTTGAACCAGCTCAGCAAGAAGTCGAATTGCGTTTTGAGCAGGTTCTGGATGTTTCGCGCCGGGTTTTCGCAAACGCTCGTCCCCGCTTCGCTCTGGAGGTGGTGGAAAGCGCTCCGAACACGAGCATAGCTTTCGTATCTAGATTATTGCCACGAATTAGCGACGCGCTGTTTATTATTTTTGATAATGTTTACCGGCATTCCGGTTTTACGGATGGTGCCACATTAACAGTAGACTGGACGTGGGCCCTGGAGGGCGATGAACGAGTGGTACTCACGTTGAGGGTGGAAAACCAGCTTCATCCCTCCAAGGACTTGGATGAAGTGGTCCGCAGTCTGCGCCAAGTTAAGGCCAAGCTGTCGGGACAAGGCTTCCACGACGCGCTTGTAATGGAAGGAGGGACAGGGCTTGTGAAATTAGCGCGAATCGCTGCAGGTTCCTACGAGGTCGACGCCGCGAAATGTGTCGACTTCGGCGTGCGCGATGGTCGTTTTTTTGTCGATTGTCTACTAAATTTCGCGGGTGAACTGCGAATCGGACGGGAGCGCCAATATGAAGCTTAATGTGTTGGTCGTCGAGGATGATGAATTTAAACAACGTCATATTGTGGATTTTTTGGGGCAACAAGACTGGTGTGGTGATTCGATAATTGCTTGCTCTGTCGTTGGTGGAATTGCTCAAATTGACGAATCAGAATTTGATTTGGTTATATTGGACATGGCATTGCCAAACTATGATGGAGGCTCGGATGCAGGTCAAGGACTTGGAGGTATTGCCGTATTTCGCTATCTCCGGCAAATTGCACCGTGCGTTCCGGTGGTTGTTCTCACTCAGTTCGAGGCATTGCGGGAAGGTTCGGCGCTGGTGGACACCGAGACGTTGAAATCGAGGTTGGAGCACGAATTCGGGCTGCAATTTGCGGCATTAGCAAAATATAAAATTGCTTCGGATGAATGGAAGCATTGTCTCAATCTGGTCGCAAACTCAGTAAGAAATAAATGAATATATTGATATTAGAAGACGACGATGATAAGTACTCACGGGTCGAGTGCGTCGTCAGAGAGAGTGGGAATGCTTTGCAAAGAGTATGGCGCGCCGAAAATATTGCGCAAGCCCGCGGCTTACTAGCCGAGCATAAGTTCTCCGTTCTAATTTTGGACGTGCGCGTCCCATATCGAACCGATGAACCGCCCGATGATGGAGCGGGGGTGGCGCTACTCAAAGAAATCATGATTGATGCGGCGGGCCAGCCTCCTACGCACGTCGTTGGGCTTACAGGCCACGCAGACGTGCATAGCGTCCATTCGGAGGTGTTCCGTCGCCACGGATGGGTATTGCTCGAGTACTCGGCAACGAGTCCTGAATGGGCGAATTCACTTGCCAGCTACTTGTCACATGCCACCGCGGTCGCCAACGAATCCGACGATGGGGACGCATTTGACGTAGCGATTATCACTGCGTTGCCGTCACCGGAATTTAGTGAGCTTCGTCGCGTGTTCCCTGAACTTCAGGGGCCTACCAAGTTAGACGCGAAGACACTCGTGTGGCACGGCACTGTCACGCAAACCAATGGGAAGTCAATCCGGGTCGTAGCGGTGCATTCCTGGCAGATGGGCCTCACCGCCGCTGCTTTATTAGCCGAACGCGTTCTTGGCCGTTACAAGCCCAAGGTGTTAGCCATGACCGGCATATGTGCCGGGCGTAGAGACAAGGTACAGCTAGGCGATGTCGTTATCGCGACGCAGAGCTGGGAGTGGCAGGGAGGCAAGCTCACTGAAGACGACGGAAATCAGCACCTAATGGCGGCGCCGGAACCATGTCGCGCGTCTGGGGCTCTGCTGGCGGCCGCTCGAGCCTTAAAGGGGCGACCCGGATGCGAGGCATCGATAAGTCAACTTCCTCCTGTTGCGCCGCAAAATCTTGGTTGGACCCTTCGCGAAGGACCGATGTTGTCAGGGTTGAGCGTCGTTGCGGCGAAAGATGTCATGGTCGAGGTCGCGAAGCAACATCGAGGCTATTTGGCGTTGGAGATGGAGGCTTATGCCATCTATGCGGCCGCAACTTTCAGCGCTCGTCCTTGCGAGGCAGTGGTGATTAAGGGGGTTTGCGACTTTGGTGAAGTGGACAAAGACGACTCAATGCAGCTTGTGGCGGCGGAGCGGAGTGCCAAAGTGCTCCGGGCACTGTTGAACGAGTTTTTGACCTGATTCGTTGCACTGATGAGGCGCGTACGTGGAACAGTCAAGGTCTGACGGAGATTTTGTGTCCCGTGATTGTCCTTTCAGCAGAGTAGCCGCAGAACCGGTCCAAGTAGCATGCCAAATGGTGTGAAAGAACTTTGTCAGCGCCCTTTACCGCGGTGTGACGACGCGAACCACCTATCCATCACAGCAACACCCGCGGAGCCAGAGCCGCTATCGGTCGACTATGTCGTCGAACTGCTGGAACACCTGGGTGCTTGCTTCAATGGCCGCGCCGCACGGAAGCTTGTCACCGTAATAGGCGAACGGGCGACCATAGACGACCGTCTGTGGCGCCTGACTTGTAACGATGGGAAACGACCCGCCACACTTCGGGCAGGACAAAGGTCGCCTAGGTGTGCGACCGCCTTGCCTTGCACCGCGCGGGAATCGCTGCCAGTCACAGTTGTTCCACCGCGCGTGGTCTTATCACCAACGCATGCCACGTTGCTAGCCATCGCCATTTCTGGCAGTCCCTAACCGTCGATAGTCGACGCCTCCGGAGTGCTCGGTGCATCCGATACCGAAGAAAAAGCGCAGCCATTTCATGGGTGCGCTGAGCGGCGTATTCGACTGCAAACAGCACAGGCGTGAACACCCGCTCATGCGGCGCTTTCATAAACCCGGCGACGAAAAGCGGTCTGTCGTAATTATCCGGCCGGGCGCTTACGAGGACTGGCTGTCGTGTCGCAGCACCGACGAAGCGAGGTCATTCCTGCAGCTCTATCCAGCTGACGAAATGCATGCAGAACCGTTTCCCTTGCCGCCTCGCGCGTCGAAGACGAAGTCCACGGATGAGGGGCAAGAGTCACTACTCTACTGACGCGCAACAAAGGGCCGGGGCGCACCCAACGTTGAAGTCGCGCGAGAGGTTTGCTGCTCTTGCCCGGCTTCAGACCCTTTCCTCATCGCCGTTTACGCGGGCGAATCCCGCTCCGGAGGGGTACAGGTCGTTGTTTTTGCGTCGCCTCGGCGGAAAACCCCTTGTTTTAGGGCCTCGTCCGGTGTGGATTCAAATCCGTGTTGCTACGCTAGCGCCAGCCTGAGGATTTAGGCCTTTGCGTATTGTCGGTGACTACGCAAAGACAAAGGTCTCGGGCCAACCTTTGACCAATGACGAGGAATCTATGGCAACCACGAGTGCAACGAAAGCTGGAAAAAAGCCGGCGCCGATAGTGAAGAAGGCGGCGACTCCTGCCACGAGGAAGGCGGTCGCTGACACGCCGCTGAAGCCCATCAAGGATTCGTTCACGAAGGCTTCGCTCGCCACCCATCTTGCCGAGCGCGCAGGTGTCGAACCGAAAGCCGCGAAGGCTTTGATGGCCGCGCTGGAGGAAACAGTGCTCGCGTCGGTCCACAAGAAGGGCGCGAAGGAGTTCACGCTGCCGGGTCTGCTGAAGGTTGTTGCTCAGGACGTGCCGGCAAAGAAGAAGCGCTTCGGGAAGGACCCGTTCACGGGTGAAGACAAGTGGTTTGCCGCGAAGCCCGCTTCGGTGCGTCTGAAAGTGCGCCCGCTGAAGAAGCTGAAAGAGGCCGCTCTCTAAACCGAGCCGCTGGAAAGGAAGCGCCCCTCGAGACGGAAGTCCGAGGGGCTTTTTGCTTCTACGCCTGAGATGCACAGGCCTTCATTTCATCTGGCTGCTCAAGATGAGCTGGACGATATCTGCAAGAACAGCGCACAAGCAACATCGTCCTTTCACGAGGCAAAAAGCTAAGGGTCGGTCCTCACGAGAAATTGAGGGGAGACATCGGTGAGCATCGTCGGCCGCCGCTCATCATGCTGAGGGAATTCCACGGTGACAAGACCGGTGGCCTTCGAGGACGATACAACCTCGCCGACCCTACCTACATACAAGGTCGCAGACCTGTCGTCCAGTTTATCGAGCCGCTCGTCGCTCAGCCGCACCCGGGTTCCTTTCCTGATTTCTCCCATTCTGCCCATCTGGTTCGGAATAGGTGGGACGCTCAGGAACACCAAAGGTTCGACCGAACGATACCAGTGTTCGAAACGCACGTTCTACCGCGAGGATAGCGACCGCGCGCGTAGCCGTTCCGGCGTAATCGCCGCCGGCAGAGCCGGAACAGGAAGCTCACTGAGCCTTGCTGGGGCAGAACGGTGGTCATCGACTTAGGCTGCGGCGAGCGCGGCACCGTCCTGCCTTCGGGCAGCCGGCTGTTCGGTTGGCCACTTGCGGCCTCGTGAACTTCTCGCCGGTGGACCACATCGTCATAAGGCTCCGCAGACATCTAGAACTTCAGGCTCGTCCACAGTGGCATGCTCAAACACCGATTCCGTATGGTACTGCAGGAATATCGCCTGCTCTTGCGTCGGTCTCTGCCTCAAACGACGTGGTATGTTATCCAGCAGCCCGGCCTCCTCGCCAAGGGCGGGCGAGATTAGCACCACGCCGTCGCGGTCAAAGCTGATAAATCCGGAGTCAAACAAAGCATCGAGATTCGCGACAAGCGGTAACCAGTCGACAACTTCCCCGTCCATGCAATCCATCCGCATCGACGCGGACAAATGCTAGAGACCGAGAGGTTGGTGAATATGGCGGGGCATAAACGTTGCGGAACGGCTGCCGCAAATCCAAGGCAGCGACATTTCCGATGGGGACCACGACCGCTCAGCGCCGGAAGACCTTCGTCTACCAACGCTCCAGACTGTGTGCGGTTCAGCGCTTACGCCGTTTTGGGTCGGCTTCAACCGGTTCAGCGCTTCCGTGCCGGAAGCCGCCGTATTCTTTCATTTCGGTAATTTTTACCGATTTGGCATCCAGCAGCGCCTGCACCTGTCGCGTTGTTTCTTTTACCAGACGTGTTTTGACATCATCGGTGACGAGACGGCTGAGTAGGCTTGACATTTTGTCCTCCATTTCCGGTTGCAGTATAACAAACTAGACCGTCGTGACCTCGGAGCCAAGTCGCCCCTCCGGGACGACGTTTTTCTTCACTTCATCATCCAGGTACCGTAAGAGCAACATATTCAGCAAGACAGCAAACGGCTGAATGATTGGGACAAACATGCGTGCTCCATCGCGGCGAAGAATGTTCTCCGCTGTGCAATGTATGTTTAGGACACCTATTCGACGCACAACCTCTGGACTCGCGTCTTCCTCAGTGGGTTCGCGGATAAACAGGGGTATAGAGGCGAAACTTTTGATTTCCCGCCCTTCGCCTTTTTCGAAAAAATGCTGAAGTTCAAACTGAACACTCCGCTTTATGTCCGAGCGCTCTTCGCACCACTTCATCATGGCTGCGACTGACTGCGTTGTGGCATATTCGAGCCGCGCGATTGCGAGCGGGCCGCCAGGCAAAGCCGCGTCCCGGTCGCCGTCTGTAGCCCTGACGGTCGCAGGATGCGGGACTGGCAACACTATCATCGGGGTCGTATGCAGTCTCCCGTATTTGCCGTGATGAGTGCTGAAGCCGGGAATAGACTCAAGCACACCGTCGACTGACGCAAGCTTGTTTTGCTGCGCATCACAAAACAGGATTTTCCGCTCCAGCCGGGCCTTCTTCGACGGCTCCAAATTGGCAATGTACGTATTATCACGATAAAGCATAACGTTCGCGCCATAGGTTACGAACTTGCGTGAGCCGTCGTAATATGCGGCAAGCCCGGCAACTGCTGCAAGAACGGCCCGAACGGCTTCGCTTTCCCTATTTCGGTCGTACGTATTGCCGCCAGAGGTGGCGTAAAGAGAATTGGCCACCGCGCCATAGAACGCTTGGACCTCTTGCAGAAAACCCGTCGGCGGAAGACTGTGCATGTCGCCGACCATGCCCCTAAGGTCGCCGCTTTCCTTCATGAGCT
It encodes:
- a CDS encoding nucleoside 2-deoxyribosyltransferase, with translation MTRTDAVLIVGELVVDFTLAQHGAKCKLRLGGVGHAARGLWAAGLDYAVAAFCPQYLVDEAKSYLAKCGCKEFIWLGDVVGAPNVILIGDATEVSHQGYEDLMRNTKVVKFHDPLPSLDAYQKVVVFPGRFDISALSGAFSKDARFSFDVAYDLEDLSSLMTFNGRVQAVIISTSSSLFDALGRFDVDGLIDAVKTLSPEVFLLKENRGGSRLFDLRDGGVEEIPATLGKTVNSVGVGDVYSSVMVGLSHMGWTEAAWRGCQAATVYSQSTFPDDIKRDVERGFRLSLDVLQALGGTMLPWHDRPRYSIYLAGPDVSYVEKQELDRAVDSLTYHNFRVRRPILENGELKRPASQGDLRRTYLMDCQLLKECDAVFAVPLDRDAGTLVEIGMAIEMGKPVITYDPRQENENTMVVVGSSVYSADLDACLNGTFDTLAKLRAESQ
- a CDS encoding 7-cyano-7-deazaguanine synthase, whose product is MKRALLLASGGLDSTTVGYQLAATGADVVPIFFDYGQHCVEVEWSRVNEVLPADMQRPERFDISDIFRGSQSRLIREADLWTEEVKDDDLYIPYRTLLFFAVAAARAQTVGILDVYTGFINSNHAKEIDCTTAFMNSLDGLTSTIGPVRFHSPFRYSSKADVARAAAELGVPIGRTYSCQASAQFPCGACPNCVERLNALKEAKLV
- a CDS encoding HU family DNA-binding protein, encoding MATTSATKAGKKPAPIVKKAATPATRKAVADTPLKPIKDSFTKASLATHLAERAGVEPKAAKALMAALEETVLASVHKKGAKEFTLPGLLKVVAQDVPAKKKRFGKDPFTGEDKWFAAKPASVRLKVRPLKKLKEAAL
- a CDS encoding response regulator, coding for MKLNVLVVEDDEFKQRHIVDFLGQQDWCGDSIIACSVVGGIAQIDESEFDLVILDMALPNYDGGSDAGQGLGGIAVFRYLRQIAPCVPVVVLTQFEALREGSALVDTETLKSRLEHEFGLQFAALAKYKIASDEWKHCLNLVANSVRNK
- a CDS encoding phosphorylase family protein, whose protein sequence is MNILILEDDDDKYSRVECVVRESGNALQRVWRAENIAQARGLLAEHKFSVLILDVRVPYRTDEPPDDGAGVALLKEIMIDAAGQPPTHVVGLTGHADVHSVHSEVFRRHGWVLLEYSATSPEWANSLASYLSHATAVANESDDGDAFDVAIITALPSPEFSELRRVFPELQGPTKLDAKTLVWHGTVTQTNGKSIRVVAVHSWQMGLTAAALLAERVLGRYKPKVLAMTGICAGRRDKVQLGDVVIATQSWEWQGGKLTEDDGNQHLMAAPEPCRASGALLAAARALKGRPGCEASISQLPPVAPQNLGWTLREGPMLSGLSVVAAKDVMVEVAKQHRGYLALEMEAYAIYAAATFSARPCEAVVIKGVCDFGEVDKDDSMQLVAAERSAKVLRALLNEFLT